A single window of Loxodonta africana isolate mLoxAfr1 chromosome 10, mLoxAfr1.hap2, whole genome shotgun sequence DNA harbors:
- the THTPA gene encoding thiamine-triphosphatase encodes MAQGLIEVERKFVPGPDTEERLQELGGTLEHRITFQDSYYDTSELCLMKANHWLRQREGSGWELKCPGVAGVSGPHTEYRELTAEPAIVAQLCEVLGAEGLGAEGLGAGGVAALLGPLGLQEVAKFVTKRSAWKLVLLGAEEELPLKVDLDTADFGYAVGEVETLVHEEAEVPTALGKILSLSSLLGVPAQEKPPAKLIVYLQRFRPRDYQLLLESNSFREKLQETKHPDSSLG; translated from the exons ATGGCCCAGGGCTTGATTGAGGTGGAGCGAAAGTTCGTCCCTGGGCCTGACACAGAGGAGCGGCTGCAGGAGTTGGGGGGCACCCTGGAGCACCGGATCACCTTCCAAGACAGCTACTATGACACCTCTGAGCTGTGCCTCATGAAGGCTAACCACTGGCTTCGGCAGCGAGAGGGTAGCGGATGGGAGCTCAAATGTCCTGGAGTAGCAGGTGTCTCAGGACCCCACACTGAGTACAGGGAACTCACAGCTGAGCCTGCAATTGTGGCCCAGCTCTGTGAGGTGCTGGGGGCTGAGGGCCTGGGGGCTGAGGGCCTGGGGGCTGGAGGCGTGGCTGCTCTGCTGGGTCCGTTGGGGCTGCAGGAAGTAGCTAAGTTTGTGACTAAGCGGAGTGCCTGGAAGCTGGTCCTCTTAGGGGCTGAAGAGGAGCTGCCACTCAAGGTGGACTTGGATACAGCTGACTTTGGCTACGCTGTGGGTGAGGTGGAGACCCTGGTACATGAGGAGGCTGAGGTGCCAACTGCCCTGGGGAAGATCCTCAGCCTCAGCAGCCTGCTTG GTGTGCCAGCACAGGAGAAGCCACCTGCCAAGTTGATCGTGTACCTGCAGCGCTTCCGGCCTCGGGACTATCAACTCCTGCTAGAATCGAACAGCTTCAGAGAGAAGCTACAGGAAACTAAACATCCAGACAGTAGCCTGGGCTAG